Proteins co-encoded in one Nitratireductor kimnyeongensis genomic window:
- a CDS encoding aspartate aminotransferase family protein has product MTYNNFSLEQLQAMDAAHHLHPFTDHKDLRAAGSRIISRADGPFVYDTHGNEILDGMAGLWCVNIGYGRDELAEVAHAQMKELPYYNSFFRCSTPSPVLLSQKLAEIAPANINQVFYGSSGSEANDTALRLVRHYWALEGRPDKNRIISRNWAYHGSTVAATSLGGMAAMHGQLYGAVPNIDHVMPPYAFELRHSGESDHDFGLRAAKAVEDAILAAGPETVAAFIGEPVMGAGGVKIPPESYWPEIDRICKKYDVLLMLDEVITGYGRTGAWFAAERLGLKPDTITTAKALTSGYQPLSALLVGDRIADTLVEKGGEFFHGYTYSGHPVACAVALKNLEIIEREGLVERVRTDTGPYLAEALQARLGDHGIVGEVRCFGLMAAIEIVSDKATRERFPGEGAAASCVRDHAIAGGMMMRAVGDTMILSPPLIWTRETIDMACERIGAALNKAEAQLRRS; this is encoded by the coding sequence ATGACATACAATAATTTTTCTCTGGAGCAGCTCCAGGCGATGGATGCCGCGCACCATCTTCATCCCTTTACCGACCACAAAGATCTGCGGGCCGCGGGATCCCGTATCATCAGCCGCGCCGACGGGCCTTTCGTGTACGACACACACGGCAATGAGATCCTCGACGGGATGGCCGGGCTGTGGTGCGTGAATATTGGCTATGGCCGTGATGAACTGGCCGAAGTCGCCCATGCGCAGATGAAGGAATTGCCCTATTACAATTCCTTCTTCCGCTGCTCGACGCCTTCGCCGGTGCTGCTTTCGCAGAAACTGGCGGAGATCGCGCCGGCGAACATCAACCAGGTTTTTTATGGTTCCTCCGGATCGGAAGCCAACGACACGGCTTTGCGATTGGTGCGGCATTACTGGGCGCTGGAAGGGCGGCCGGATAAGAACCGGATCATCTCGCGCAACTGGGCCTATCACGGCTCCACCGTTGCTGCGACGTCGCTGGGCGGTATGGCGGCGATGCATGGGCAGCTCTATGGTGCTGTACCGAACATTGATCATGTGATGCCGCCCTATGCGTTTGAGCTCAGGCACTCGGGCGAAAGCGACCATGATTTCGGTCTGCGTGCGGCCAAGGCAGTTGAGGATGCAATTCTTGCGGCTGGTCCGGAGACTGTCGCGGCCTTCATCGGTGAGCCGGTGATGGGCGCGGGTGGCGTCAAGATCCCGCCGGAAAGCTACTGGCCGGAGATCGACCGCATCTGCAAGAAATACGATGTGCTTCTGATGCTTGATGAGGTGATCACAGGGTATGGACGCACCGGCGCATGGTTTGCTGCCGAGCGGCTGGGGCTGAAACCGGATACGATTACCACGGCAAAGGCCCTGACCTCCGGCTATCAGCCGCTTTCTGCGCTTCTGGTCGGAGATCGCATTGCCGATACGCTGGTGGAGAAGGGCGGCGAGTTTTTCCACGGTTATACCTATTCAGGGCATCCGGTGGCCTGTGCGGTGGCGTTGAAGAACCTGGAGATCATCGAGCGGGAAGGGCTGGTTGAGCGCGTTCGCACCGATACCGGGCCCTACCTTGCAGAGGCCCTTCAGGCACGGCTGGGCGATCATGGCATTGTCGGCGAGGTGCGTTGCTTCGGTCTGATGGCAGCGATCGAGATCGTGTCGGACAAGGCAACGCGCGAACGTTTCCCCGGTGAAGGGGCAGCCGCTTCATGCGTGCGGGATCACGCCATCGCCGGTGGAATGATGATGCGGGCCGTGGGAGACACGATGATCCTCTCCCCGCCGCTGATCTGGACACGCGAGACCATCGACATGGCGTGCGAGCGGATCGGCGCGGCTCTGAACAAGGCCGAAGCCCAGTTGCGCAGAAGCTGA
- a CDS encoding VOC family protein, whose translation MNQFVSTEPPRIYPTFRYRDAVSMIDWLTKAFGFRVHASHEHKGRIVHAELALGSSMIMVGEAVDDPYGDLVGAAGQAGGKSTYVAVDDADMVFAKAKHAGATILQNLRDTDYGSRDFICADPEGNVWCFGTYWPKAHENPGAE comes from the coding sequence ATGAACCAGTTCGTCTCAACTGAGCCGCCACGCATCTATCCCACTTTTCGCTACCGTGACGCGGTCTCAATGATCGATTGGCTTACGAAGGCGTTCGGCTTCCGCGTTCACGCCAGCCACGAGCACAAAGGCCGTATTGTCCACGCCGAGCTTGCTCTCGGGTCCTCCATGATCATGGTCGGCGAAGCGGTCGATGACCCCTATGGTGATCTTGTCGGAGCCGCTGGCCAGGCGGGAGGGAAATCCACATATGTGGCGGTGGACGATGCGGACATGGTGTTTGCCAAGGCGAAGCATGCGGGTGCGACCATTCTCCAGAACCTCCGCGATACGGACTATGGCAGCCGTGATTTCATCTGCGCTGACCCGGAGGGCAATGTCTGGTGTTTTGGCACCTATTGGCCCAAGGCGCATGAAAATCCGGGCGCAGAATAG
- a CDS encoding helix-turn-helix domain-containing protein has protein sequence MSELAARMIPLDDILGPVARHLRERLGEEADWERRLDLVETFVYRRLLERPAAERKSTMALNRIAASHGTTPISTIAAEFDCSRKHLNNIFRQSIGIAPKTYARMVRFHHVRRLAMISQQSWAEIALECGFADQAHMSRDFLAFSGETPSGWKRRTS, from the coding sequence ATGAGCGAACTCGCCGCGCGCATGATCCCGCTCGACGATATCCTCGGTCCGGTCGCACGACACCTGCGCGAGCGCCTGGGGGAAGAAGCCGATTGGGAGCGTCGTCTCGATCTCGTCGAAACATTTGTTTATCGTCGCTTGCTTGAACGGCCGGCAGCCGAGCGAAAATCCACTATGGCCCTTAATCGCATCGCGGCAAGCCATGGAACCACGCCCATCAGCACGATTGCTGCCGAGTTCGATTGCAGCCGAAAGCATCTCAACAATATATTTCGCCAGAGTATCGGCATTGCCCCCAAAACCTATGCACGCATGGTGCGTTTCCACCACGTACGCCGGCTTGCCATGATCAGTCAGCAATCCTGGGCCGAGATCGCGCTGGAATGCGGGTTCGCCGATCAAGCCCATATGAGCCGCGACTTCTTGGCCTTTTCCGGAGAGACCCCATCCGGGTGGAAGCGCCGGACAAGCTGA
- a CDS encoding trimethylamine methyltransferase family protein yields MTQDLATADPGPVRSRRGGRAAKRASTTHFEQPPFRRLVNPFEPARIVSDDELESIHLASLRVLSEIGVEVLHDEARAIMKANGADVRAETQRVHFDSALILEHVAHCPSEFDLHARNPAHNLRMGGNNLVFAQMASAPNCSDLDRGRRPGNQEDFRNFIKLSQMHNIIQCQGGYPVEPIDIHPAIRHLECLRDIVTLTDKAFHIYSLGRERNLDGLEIARIARGVSAEQFANEVSCFTIINTNSPLRLDIPMMEGIIQMSRHGQAVIITPFTLAGAMAPVTIAGAVVEQNAEALAAIAFSQMVRKGAPVGYGGFTSNVDMRSGAPAFGTPEYMKAQLLGGQLARRYGIPYRSSNVCAANTVDAQAAYESTFSLWGVIQGGANMVKHAAGWLEGGLCCSYEKMMLDIDLLQMVAEFLQPLDLSEDALGVDAIRDVGPGGHFFGSPHTQARYKTAFYSPIISDWRNYETWAQSGAPIAIDHANRLWKERLAMYEPPPMDQTIRDELNDFVERRIREGGAPTDF; encoded by the coding sequence ATGACGCAGGATCTCGCAACCGCTGATCCCGGCCCCGTCCGGTCCAGGCGTGGCGGGCGTGCCGCCAAGCGCGCCAGCACGACACATTTCGAGCAACCGCCCTTCCGCCGCCTCGTCAATCCGTTCGAGCCAGCCCGTATCGTCTCCGATGACGAACTGGAATCCATCCATCTGGCATCGCTGCGGGTCTTGAGTGAGATCGGTGTGGAGGTGCTTCACGATGAAGCCCGCGCCATCATGAAGGCGAATGGCGCCGACGTGCGGGCCGAGACCCAACGCGTTCATTTCGATTCCGCGCTCATTCTCGAACACGTGGCCCATTGCCCTTCCGAGTTCGACCTTCATGCGCGCAACCCCGCCCACAATTTGCGCATGGGCGGCAACAATCTCGTTTTCGCGCAAATGGCATCGGCTCCCAATTGCTCCGACCTCGACCGCGGCCGCAGACCGGGCAATCAGGAGGATTTTCGAAACTTCATCAAGCTGTCGCAGATGCACAACATCATCCAGTGCCAGGGCGGCTATCCGGTCGAGCCGATCGATATTCATCCCGCGATCCGGCATCTGGAATGCCTGCGCGACATCGTCACCCTCACCGACAAGGCGTTCCACATCTATTCACTGGGGCGCGAACGCAACCTGGATGGTCTGGAGATTGCGCGGATTGCGCGTGGCGTCAGCGCAGAGCAATTCGCCAACGAGGTCTCCTGCTTCACCATCATCAACACCAATTCGCCACTCAGGCTCGACATTCCGATGATGGAAGGCATCATCCAGATGAGCCGCCACGGACAGGCCGTCATCATCACACCTTTCACGCTGGCCGGCGCGATGGCCCCGGTCACCATCGCCGGTGCGGTGGTCGAGCAGAATGCCGAGGCTCTTGCCGCAATCGCCTTTTCCCAGATGGTTCGCAAAGGGGCGCCCGTCGGCTATGGCGGTTTTACCTCCAATGTCGATATGCGCTCCGGGGCGCCGGCCTTCGGCACACCCGAATATATGAAGGCCCAGTTGCTCGGCGGGCAACTTGCAAGGCGCTATGGCATCCCATATCGCAGTTCCAATGTCTGCGCCGCCAACACGGTCGATGCTCAAGCCGCCTACGAAAGCACTTTTTCACTCTGGGGCGTCATTCAGGGCGGCGCAAACATGGTCAAACACGCCGCCGGCTGGCTCGAAGGCGGGTTATGCTGCTCCTATGAAAAGATGATGCTCGACATCGATCTTCTGCAGATGGTGGCCGAGTTTCTCCAGCCGCTCGATCTGTCGGAAGACGCACTCGGGGTCGATGCCATTCGCGACGTCGGGCCCGGCGGACATTTCTTCGGCTCCCCACATACCCAGGCCCGATACAAGACGGCTTTTTATTCTCCCATCATTTCCGACTGGCGCAACTACGAAACCTGGGCCCAGTCTGGGGCGCCCATCGCTATCGACCACGCCAACCGGCTGTGGAAGGAGCGGCTTGCCATGTACGAGCCACCGCCCATGGATCAAACCATTCGCGACGAGCTCAACGATTTTGTTGAGCGCCGCATCCGCGAGGGCGGCGCACCGACGGATTTCTAG
- a CDS encoding TerB family tellurite resistance protein, producing MAAEVLLLLRLALTDDPLGKREKTVLSRIASCLLHLSPNETSDILVSLEDLSTDRDLMQARAGLRQGSHERRIILAETMFELAQRDPELAPRADRLTARVCDVLGLGADEVAHLSG from the coding sequence ATGGCTGCCGAGGTGCTTCTGCTCTTACGGCTTGCATTGACAGATGATCCATTAGGCAAGCGTGAAAAGACCGTGTTGAGCCGGATCGCATCCTGCCTCCTTCATCTTTCTCCCAATGAAACCTCCGATATCCTGGTCTCGCTGGAAGATCTGTCGACGGATCGGGATTTAATGCAGGCGCGGGCCGGTCTGCGCCAAGGTAGCCATGAAAGACGCATCATTCTTGCAGAGACCATGTTTGAACTAGCGCAACGTGATCCGGAACTTGCCCCGCGTGCAGACAGACTGACGGCACGAGTATGCGATGTGTTGGGGCTCGGTGCAGATGAAGTGGCGCATCTGTCGGGCTAG
- the mmsB gene encoding 3-hydroxyisobutyrate dehydrogenase: MASIAFIGLGNMGNPMAANLVKAGHTVLGFDLVTENLETATQNGVTVMASAAAAVKDADVVITMLPAGKHVLSVYADIAAKAPKGTLFIDSSTIDVDSARKAHAIASEHGLLSIDAPVSGGVGGAEAGTLTFMAGGSADAFAKASPILEPMAGRVVHCGDGGAGQAAKICNNMILGISMIAVGEAFVLAEKLGLSHQALYDVASTSSGQCWSLTTYCPVPGPVPTSPANRGYKPGFAAALMLKDLKLAQEAAQSAGAATPLGAEATQLYTLFNAMGQESTDFSGIINFLRGKQS; the protein is encoded by the coding sequence ATGGCAAGCATCGCATTCATCGGTCTCGGCAATATGGGCAATCCCATGGCCGCCAATCTCGTCAAGGCGGGGCACACGGTGCTGGGTTTCGACCTCGTCACGGAAAACCTCGAGACCGCCACGCAAAACGGTGTCACCGTCATGGCGAGCGCAGCTGCGGCGGTGAAGGATGCGGACGTCGTGATCACCATGCTGCCCGCCGGAAAACACGTGCTGTCCGTTTATGCCGACATCGCGGCGAAGGCCCCCAAGGGTACGCTTTTTATCGATTCCTCCACCATCGACGTGGACTCGGCCCGCAAGGCGCATGCCATTGCCTCCGAACACGGGCTTCTCTCGATCGATGCGCCAGTCTCCGGCGGTGTTGGCGGAGCGGAAGCCGGCACCCTCACCTTCATGGCTGGCGGTTCGGCAGACGCTTTCGCCAAGGCGAGCCCGATTCTCGAACCGATGGCGGGTCGCGTGGTACATTGTGGCGATGGCGGTGCCGGTCAGGCCGCGAAAATCTGCAACAACATGATCCTCGGTATTTCGATGATCGCCGTGGGCGAAGCCTTCGTTCTGGCCGAGAAGCTCGGCCTTTCCCATCAGGCGCTGTACGACGTGGCCTCCACATCGTCGGGCCAGTGCTGGTCGCTGACGACCTATTGCCCCGTCCCGGGCCCCGTTCCAACCTCCCCGGCCAACCGCGGTTACAAGCCCGGTTTTGCAGCAGCCTTGATGCTCAAGGATCTGAAACTGGCACAGGAAGCCGCCCAGAGCGCCGGCGCGGCCACACCGCTCGGCGCGGAGGCCACCCAGCTCTATACACTCTTCAATGCGATGGGGCAGGAAAGCACCGATTTCTCGGGTATCATTAATTTCCTGCGCGGCAAGCAAAGCTGA
- a CDS encoding isobutyryl-CoA dehydrogenase, which yields MDASVSQAAEQFDLNADQRAIQEMTQSFAADRVAPHALDWDREKHFPADVVRETGPLGFGGIYVRDDVGGSALGRLDAVLIFEALAAACPAFSSFISIHNMAGWMIDTFGSEEQRQRFLPKLTSMEWLASYCLTEPGSGSDAAALKTKAVKSGGDYVLNGTKQFISGAGENDIYIAMVRTGEDGPKGVSTIVVPKDAPGLSFGPAEFKMGWHMQPTRQVIFEDCKVPAENLLSNEGAGFSIAMAGLDGGRLNIAACSLGGAQSARDKALAYTSEREAFGQAINRFQALQFKLADMETNLQASRMMLYTAAAKLDAKASDASKWSAMAKRFVTDTCFDIANDALQLHGGYGYLHEYGVEKLVRDLRVHQILEGTNEIMRLIIARHLVGRS from the coding sequence ATGGACGCCAGCGTTTCACAGGCTGCAGAGCAGTTCGATCTCAACGCAGACCAACGCGCCATCCAGGAAATGACCCAGAGTTTTGCTGCCGACCGCGTTGCCCCCCATGCGCTCGACTGGGACCGTGAAAAGCATTTTCCCGCTGATGTGGTGCGCGAGACGGGGCCGCTGGGGTTCGGCGGCATCTATGTGCGCGACGATGTCGGTGGCTCGGCGCTCGGCCGGCTCGACGCGGTGCTGATTTTCGAAGCCCTTGCGGCGGCCTGTCCGGCCTTTTCCTCCTTCATCTCCATCCACAACATGGCCGGATGGATGATCGACACATTCGGCAGCGAGGAACAGCGCCAGCGCTTCCTGCCGAAACTCACCTCCATGGAATGGCTCGCAAGCTATTGCCTCACCGAGCCGGGCTCCGGATCCGATGCCGCGGCGCTCAAGACAAAAGCCGTCAAATCCGGTGGCGACTATGTGTTGAACGGAACCAAACAGTTCATTTCGGGTGCCGGCGAAAACGACATCTATATCGCCATGGTGCGAACCGGCGAAGACGGCCCGAAAGGCGTCTCGACGATTGTCGTCCCCAAAGATGCGCCCGGCCTTTCCTTCGGTCCCGCCGAATTCAAGATGGGGTGGCACATGCAGCCGACCCGGCAGGTGATCTTCGAGGATTGCAAGGTGCCTGCCGAGAATCTTCTGTCCAATGAGGGCGCCGGCTTCAGCATTGCCATGGCGGGTCTTGACGGCGGTCGCCTCAACATCGCCGCCTGTTCGCTGGGCGGCGCTCAGTCAGCACGCGACAAGGCCCTCGCCTACACGAGCGAACGCGAGGCTTTCGGACAGGCGATCAACCGCTTCCAGGCCCTGCAATTCAAGCTGGCCGACATGGAAACCAACCTGCAGGCTTCACGCATGATGCTGTACACCGCCGCAGCCAAGCTCGACGCCAAGGCATCGGACGCCTCCAAATGGTCGGCCATGGCAAAGCGCTTTGTCACCGACACCTGCTTCGACATCGCCAACGATGCGCTGCAGCTTCATGGCGGTTACGGCTATCTGCATGAATACGGCGTCGAAAAACTGGTGCGCGATCTGCGCGTCCACCAGATTCTCGAAGGCACGAACGAGATCATGCGGCTCATCATCGCAAGGCATCTGGTCGGCCGGAGCTGA
- a CDS encoding TSUP family transporter, producing the protein MLEASLEIILLLTLAAFFAGFMDAIAGGGGLVTIPALLLAGFPPVLALGTNKLQGMFGSAMATFTYARAGHVNVRGQLLPGFLSFLASIAGALAATIMPTDLLSGMLPILLIAVALYFSFKPNLNDLDRARRITPFVFGFTIVPLLGFYDGAFGPGTGSFFMLAFVGLAGQGMLKATAHTKFLNFASNVGGFAAFAAVGAIAWKIGLIMGVAQIAGARIGAAFAMKKGARIIKPLLVLACLALAARLLMEGNNPLLRYIGL; encoded by the coding sequence ATGCTTGAAGCAAGTCTCGAAATTATCCTACTGCTGACCCTCGCGGCGTTTTTTGCCGGCTTTATGGACGCCATAGCTGGTGGCGGTGGGCTCGTTACGATTCCCGCCCTGCTGCTCGCTGGCTTCCCGCCGGTTCTGGCTCTCGGCACCAACAAATTGCAAGGCATGTTCGGGAGCGCCATGGCAACCTTTACCTATGCAAGGGCCGGGCATGTCAATGTTCGCGGGCAGTTGCTGCCAGGTTTCCTGTCCTTTCTCGCGTCAATTGCGGGTGCGCTGGCCGCCACGATCATGCCGACGGACCTGCTTTCCGGCATGCTTCCCATTCTCCTGATCGCGGTCGCGCTTTATTTTTCGTTCAAACCGAATTTGAACGACCTCGACCGCGCCCGGCGCATCACACCTTTCGTTTTTGGTTTTACCATTGTGCCGCTTCTTGGCTTTTATGATGGAGCTTTTGGTCCCGGCACGGGCTCCTTTTTCATGCTCGCCTTTGTCGGCCTCGCCGGTCAGGGCATGCTCAAGGCGACGGCTCACACCAAGTTTCTCAACTTCGCATCCAATGTCGGTGGCTTTGCGGCATTCGCCGCTGTCGGTGCCATTGCCTGGAAGATCGGGTTGATCATGGGGGTGGCGCAGATTGCGGGAGCGCGGATCGGAGCTGCTTTCGCGATGAAGAAGGGCGCGCGAATTATCAAACCCCTGCTCGTCCTTGCCTGTCTCGCATTGGCGGCAAGACTTTTGATGGAGGGCAACAACCCGCTCTTGCGATATATTGGCCTATAA
- a CDS encoding nuclear transport factor 2 family protein produces MELKGSRDCGNSPKNQRVQDLSVALAAGDEATLSQLVDEDAVWEIAGRRIVEGRKAIIAAAGAPEVEALTVNHAIAHGRAGAANGRLRLANGDGMAFCDILEFTNAKARSVRRITTLRVPL; encoded by the coding sequence ATGGAGTTGAAGGGAAGCCGCGACTGCGGCAACTCGCCCAAGAACCAGCGCGTTCAGGATCTGTCGGTTGCGCTTGCCGCCGGCGATGAAGCCACCTTGTCGCAATTGGTGGACGAAGACGCGGTCTGGGAGATCGCCGGCAGGCGCATCGTTGAGGGACGAAAGGCGATCATCGCCGCTGCCGGCGCACCTGAAGTCGAGGCACTGACGGTCAACCATGCCATCGCGCATGGTCGCGCGGGCGCGGCCAATGGCCGGCTGAGACTGGCAAACGGAGACGGGATGGCCTTCTGCGACATTCTGGAATTCACCAACGCCAAGGCCCGTTCAGTGCGCCGGATCACCACATTGCGGGTTCCGCTCTGA
- a CDS encoding cobyric acid synthase — protein MARAIMLQGTGSDVGKSVLVAGLCRVARRRGLKVRPFKPQNMSNNAAIAAIPGSQELGEIGRAQWLQALACGVAPTVDMNPVLIKPESDMGAQLVVQGRSHGSARARDYQRSKGALMAPVMDSFARLREEAELVIVEGAGSPAEINLRARDIANMGFATNADVPVVLVGDIDRGGVIAALAGTHLILDEADRRMIVGYVVNKFRGDLTLFDDGLAAIHRFTGWPSFGVVPWLAEAHRLPPEDSVSLARRVSPVPAKLRVAVPMLSRIANFDDLDPLSAEPEVEVVFVPPGERLPRDAGLIVLPGSKSTIGDLAFLRRQGWDEDIKAHRQRGGHIVGLCGGYQMLGRHVSDPEGLEGAAGSVEGLGLLDVETVMQPQKALREIEAVSCIYQTPISGYEIHIGRTSGADCTRPVAMIGDRAEGAMSEDGQVFGTYLHGLFSSDPFRSRFLKEFGIITGTTNYRLQVETALDDIAQRLEDHLDCDALLAAAR, from the coding sequence ATGGCGCGCGCGATCATGCTGCAGGGCACGGGTTCGGATGTGGGCAAGTCTGTCCTGGTGGCGGGGCTTTGTCGTGTCGCAAGGCGGCGCGGCCTCAAGGTGCGTCCGTTCAAACCGCAGAACATGTCCAACAATGCGGCGATCGCAGCCATACCGGGTTCGCAGGAGTTGGGCGAGATCGGACGGGCGCAGTGGCTGCAGGCGCTGGCCTGCGGCGTGGCACCGACCGTGGACATGAACCCGGTGCTGATCAAGCCGGAGAGCGATATGGGGGCGCAGCTCGTGGTGCAGGGGCGTTCACACGGGTCGGCCCGGGCGCGTGACTATCAGCGCAGCAAGGGCGCGCTCATGGCGCCCGTGATGGACTCCTTCGCACGGCTGCGCGAGGAAGCCGAGCTGGTGATCGTTGAGGGGGCGGGATCGCCGGCCGAGATCAATCTGCGCGCACGCGACATCGCCAATATGGGGTTTGCCACAAACGCGGATGTGCCTGTCGTGCTGGTGGGCGATATCGACCGGGGTGGCGTGATCGCGGCGCTGGCAGGCACGCATCTGATTCTCGACGAAGCCGACCGGCGCATGATCGTCGGCTATGTCGTGAACAAGTTTCGCGGAGATCTTACCCTGTTCGATGACGGGCTCGCCGCCATTCACCGCTTCACGGGCTGGCCTTCATTCGGTGTCGTGCCTTGGCTCGCTGAAGCGCACCGCCTTCCGCCGGAGGATTCGGTTTCACTCGCGCGCCGTGTCAGCCCGGTGCCGGCAAAGCTCAGGGTCGCGGTGCCCATGCTGTCGCGCATCGCCAATTTCGACGATCTCGATCCGCTTTCGGCAGAGCCGGAGGTGGAGGTGGTGTTCGTGCCGCCCGGCGAGCGATTGCCGCGCGATGCCGGACTGATCGTGCTGCCGGGATCGAAATCGACCATCGGCGATCTTGCCTTTCTGCGCCGCCAGGGCTGGGACGAGGATATCAAGGCGCACCGGCAACGCGGCGGGCATATCGTGGGGCTGTGTGGCGGTTACCAGATGCTGGGCCGCCACGTGTCGGATCCCGAGGGATTAGAGGGGGCGGCGGGCAGTGTCGAGGGGCTCGGGCTGCTCGATGTGGAAACGGTCATGCAACCGCAGAAGGCACTGCGCGAGATTGAGGCCGTCTCATGCATCTATCAGACGCCGATCAGCGGCTATGAAATTCACATCGGCCGGACATCCGGGGCCGACTGCACCCGCCCCGTCGCGATGATCGGCGACAGGGCGGAAGGGGCGATGAGCGAGGATGGCCAGGTTTTTGGAACCTATCTGCACGGGCTATTCAGCTCCGACCCGTTTCGGTCCCGCTTTCTGAAGGAGTTCGGCATAATAACGGGCACGACGAATTATCGTTTGCAGGTCGAAACGGCTCTCGACGACATCGCGCAGAGACTGGAGGATCATCTTGATTGCGATGCCTTGTTGGCTGCCGCTCGCTAA